One stretch of Lagenorhynchus albirostris chromosome 13, mLagAlb1.1, whole genome shotgun sequence DNA includes these proteins:
- the C13H2orf68 gene encoding UPF0561 protein C2orf68 homolog, with amino-acid sequence MEAAPGPGPGLCCKPGGRLDMSHGFVHHIRRNQLARDDYDKKVKQAAKEKARRRHTPAPTRPRKPDLQVYLPRHRDGSTHPSNPGCEESGESSSSGSSEPELPGHQLFCLEYEADSGDVTSVIVYQDDDPGRVSEEVSAHTPLEPPMREALKLRIQEEIAKRQNRH; translated from the exons ATGGAAGCGGCGCCGGGGCCCGGACCCGGTCTCTGCTGCAAGCCTGGCGGGCGGCTGGACATGAGCCACGGCTTCGTGCACCACATCCGACGGAACCAGCTCGCCCG GGACGACTACGACAAGAAGGTGAAGCAGGCGGCCAAGGAGAAGGCGAGGAGGCGGCACACGCCCGCGCCCACTCGGCCCCGAAAGCCCGACCTGCAGGTGTACCTGCCGCGACATCGAG ATGGCTCTACCCACCCAAGCAACCCAGGCTGTGAGGAGTCTGGTGAAAGCAGCAGTAGTGGCAGCTCTGAGCCAGAGCTCCCTGGCCATCAGCTCTTCTGCTTAGAATATGAGGCGGACAGCGGAGACGTCACTTCAGTTATCGTGTATCAG GATGATGATCCAGGAAGGGTGAGCGAGGAGGTGTCAGCACACACGCCTCTGGAGCCACCCATGCGAGAGGCCCTCAAGTTGCGCATCCAGGAGGAGATTGCAAAGCGCCAGAACCGACACTGA